AAGCTAGCTCCAAAATGGGATGGTCATTTCAGAGTGACACGGGTGATCAGAGCTAACACTTATCACTTGTAAAATCTACAAGGCCCTGACTTTCCTCATACGTGGCAATCAAACCATCTTAGGTTGTATCATTGTTGAATACATAAATGAAGAATGCCTATTTTTATCACTTGTgttcttatttaatttacatTCCTTTCTTAAGAATACTTTCTACCTATCCAAACGGGGTTGCACACCCCTGTGGCATTCAGGGCCCCCTTCTCCAAGATGGTAATGAAGTTTAAAGTGAGCATCAACCTCTATTATCATCAATCAGGGTTACACACCCCTGTGATGTCTGGGACCCACTTCTCTTGGGCAGTAATAAGAGATCAATGCTTCACTTTTCAAGACTGCTTTTAATGTCCCCTCCCTTTCTTCTGTCTAACCTTTTCAGTTGGAAGTAAGAGCACTAGAGCGACCTTATCGAGTCCATCTTGTCTGTTCAAACGGGTTACATACCCATGTGTGTGGTATGGGACCCGCATCTCTCCTGGACAGCATAAGACTAGTCTCTATTACATTTAAGAGTACTGGGGCAACCTTACTAGGCTCAACTCGTCTATCCAACTTGGCTTACACACCTTGTGTACGGTCTTGGACCCACATCTCTTCTGGATAGCACATGTACTAGCCTCTACGACATTAACAAGTGCTGGAACCAGCTTTCCTATAATAACACATCATACTGGTCCAAATGGGGTTACACACCACTGTGGTGTTTAAGACCCACTTCTCCAGGACAACAATGATTGTCTAATGCTCCTCAAAGGAAGGACTAGGAACACATCTTAAAGACTTAAACAATGAACTCTCTAAGAACACCATCTCTACTAGTAAGACCCTAATAGGGGGAGTGTAAAAGACATCCTGATCACGATTATGACTCAACTAAGGTtagtcaaaattttctttggTCCTAAGTCTCCAAATCTTTCCAAAAAATGAGCAGACTTGGGGGCTACTTGTTACAACCCAAtagatttttagaaaaataaaaaatagcaaaaaaacaaagaaaaacccaaaaaatatatttttgatatatttgtatCGTTTTAGCGTTTTCAATGccatctcaaaagaatttaaataattttcaaaagtatttggAACGCGTACAACTTTTAACGCGTAAATTTTATGATCActaatttttcttgttgagtTGACGGTGATATTGCTCgctttcaaatatataaaaaaaaaaataaaaaaaaatcaaaatttacaaaaaaaaaaaagaaagaaaagaaaagaaaagggaaagttgAGGGACTAATTGGGAAACCTAGCAAAACTTCTTTTATAAATACTAAGCTACAATGAAATTTAGAGGGGGGGGGAAGGGATTTTACAccgggagaaaaaaaaaagagatggacctggggggaaagaaaaaaacctaaaaaatctaTCTTCTTTGCAGCCGCCCCTCCCTGACCTTGAAAACAAGCCACAAGCCGCCTAAAGTTTTCCCCTTTTCTTGGTCAAAAGGACCACGGGAGGAGAGGAGCTGCCAGCACACAAACCTCCCCCCCTCGGCCATTTTCGTTTCCCTTCTCCCCATTTCCCTATATAGACTGTCTCATTCCcctatttttttgtcaaaaacccAACAAATGACAGCCAGTTTCGATTCTCCCTCTCACTCTCAGCCAAACAGATCGGCTCCCCTGCACACCGGCCTCCACTCCAAACCGCAGCCCACCCCCTCTCATTTTTGAAAACGCAGCTGCCATCCCCGGGGTCCTTGGTTTTGCTCTCCCATaaccagagagccaaggacccccgGCCATTTCAGATCCTCCATTTCCCCCCGTTTTAGCCAACTAAAACCTCCCAGTTGGGGAATGCCATCTATTCCCTCATCAACAGATTTTCAGACCCTCTCTCGGCCAACCTCCATCAATTGGCCAACAGCAGCATCTTCCCTTCTCCAGTGTTTCATTACAGAGACAACGAGGAAATGAGCAGGGAGGCCAGAGGATAGTGAAGAAGGGGCAGAAAACCAAAGCTTGGATGGGCGCCGATCTCACAACCATGGCGGCGGTGGACAACACCACCATTGCATAAATGAAATGGAAGGAGGGAAGTTGCTGATCCAGCCATCCACACGCCTGGTTTGTTGGTTGCGCGTGCAACGCCCGGCTCCAGATTTGGCAGATCTGAAGGAAGAGAAGCCGGactgaaaacaaagaaagaaaagctacAACAGACTTACTTGCTGTGTTTTTGGTTGTTTTGCAGGTAACGACATTGTCGCCGCCGGTGAGGAAAGTGAGGAGGGGAGCAAGCTGTTTTGGATCTCCATTGTTGCCAGTCTTTTCACGGCGGCTTGTGGATCCGCCAGTGGCAGCAGCGCGTGGAGCAGACGCGCCGCCACCGCCCTGACAGTTCCTGAGGCCCTCCTTCGCAGTTCCTGGACTTTTTAGGGACCTTTTTGTAATTGTTACATGTTTGAACATGTAGTTAAATTACTgttatctagttttttttgtttgtttaagtTGTATTATTCTGTAAATGTGGGTGtatggaaaaaatataatgagAATGGACATGGGTGCgtgattgtaatttttttttttatgttattaaattataaaaataaaaaagacaaaaaaaattaagggtttaatttaaataaggttaaatatctcaaaggataaataaaatcaagttgtattttccatgaaaatgtaagaacaagtttctacatatattctgggatttaataactgatttatcaaagccttaagaatttgattaatattttaatttttcaaatcacatcaaaccgcaaagcagcttatctcaggtagggtgtgctaataccttccctagccacaaccagtcccttacccttGACTCTCTGACGAGACCAGTACActcgggtttcctagtagccctcaattaaatactaggtgacaaCTCCCAAAGAACTAAATCAAGTAAGACAATGAAAAATTGCTAGCCGATGCCGCGTGGATTTTCTGATATACAACACTACTAGTGGGTCATGATTTTCTAAAAACCTCCCTAATTTAAAGGCTATCACATGAAAGTCATAACCTAAAATGCAGTTATATCTTTTGGGTGTGCAACTTAACTTTGGGCTATGGCGTGCCCAACACCAAATTGGGTAGGGGCGTGTTCGTGCCCAACCCTAGGTTGAGCCAAGGCGCGCTTGTGCCCACATCCAACCCTAGGTTAGGCCATGGTGTGCCTGCTTCCAACTCTAAGTAGGGTAAGGGCGCATATGTGCCCCACTCTAATTTGGGTTGTGACATGTTGGCGCCCAATTGTAATTCAGGTCGTGATGCGTCCTCGCCCAAACTTTTATTCGGGTCATGATGTGTtcgtgtgattagtacttaaaagtgcatgtttatcaaggttttatatcatcattttgcacttgaagtatcaataactccttaattaaagcatgttttataataacaagtttgatactataagataccttaatttatggtaaatgctcatcttaaatgtaggcctatcacataaatgaaaggattgattgatgagtttaagtattgaaagtgaaaggacaaagagatggccaaacttagaaaagagatgctggtgcagtccaaactagaacattgctcggtaattggatcatatctggaattctagatcttggatttaggtccattttatgaGGAGACAAAGgcatacaactttcatgaggagctcaagatttaaaaagtccgttttgaagtccaaattgaaggaacaacgaagaagtccgaagctgtcttgcagcccaaacactgtttagtgttcagcccatatcttgagttctagaagtccaaatgacctcatcttttttttgttggaaagctaagaaaaattcctagaacattcttgaggattctgtgcaaattatgatattaacaataacgtcttgttcagacaagaagataaagattgtcaccaagtcaagatgtggtcactcactcatcaattagtcaacaattcaatagttttaaattttggcctataaaaggaggcatttaccatgtattgaggcatcttggtttccagatcaagatcatgctcttgctttctctctttgtgttgcttatgttttgctttcattaatatcaagtttatgcacttcatttccttttctttacttacttaacttctttctcatttatgttcttatattgttcatttatgtttctttcattcattatgtttagctaagttaattatgtcaaggtgaaaagggtacactaatggtgtaaaaataagtataatataaacttaacatggaccttaacgttggatactaacatgttttatatttgttatcttgttcacttttaatactttgcttgttaaatggttaatctagatttttgttgtataacacttggtacaataaatacttggcactttcatagtccatactgtatggtataaccgacacctgagctatgaaaggcacttgatttgttgttaacataagttataatcatgaatgcctggtaacatttacaagtattagctttattcaaataagataactaatgtaatcatgttaacaatttataatctgattggaacctcctttatgtgtggtttccaattgagtaataagagtttatactatacttgtttgaagcaccattagtggatcctctaaccttaacatttgtttttatcgttgtttaatccttacattaatcttccatctcaaacttctcattaatttcttcctcctcttcttttattattattattagtattactactactactacttctattattattattattattattattattattattcttgttatattttatgtatactCTGtatttgatcaaggatcctgacattgttggtcttgcctttttcattcgcatcagaaatctgtaaTCAACCTACCTTGTTTACAAATGCACTAGCACGGTGATTGAGAGTTGGGTGATATATTTGTCGAATTATATAACTATATATTGAATCATTTGACGAAAAAACATTAAGgaaaaatagaatatatatttcaataacaagaaaataaaaaattacaagtctTTAACAACATACACTTGATATATTGAATTTCACTTTTAttggataatttattttgtccactaattttatttttcatcataatAACAAACACCAAATATTACaatcaattataaaacaattcGTAGGAACAGTATGCCCAAATTAATGTCGCCGTGCACATGCTCTCTGGCAATATATCATTTTAGCACATGTTTTACGAGACCAGGAAAATGAACATCCATCATGTAAGCTTCCCAATTAACACTTGTGGGGTCAAAGTTGAAGGCATCTGCTTCTGAACAAGTCTCTCTTGCAGCAATTTGCAACTTCTCCGAGTTGGTGTCATCAAATCTgagtaaaaaaagataaaattaatttattatgcgCTAATCTATATATGAAATATTCATTCAAACTATAAGATATATCAATGGAATTCAATGACTATATCCTTACATGCCCTTAAAGAACACATAAGGTTCATAGAGCTCAGCTAATCGCATTCCACGCTTCAAGTTTCTGTCAAGAGCAGTGTACTTGTCCTTATAGGGTTTCTGGAATAAACCAGTAATGATTGCTAGATATTGGAATACCTGGTAAGAGAAAAAATTACtgattttaggttaatttactttttgattttaggttgtaATCATGCATAGTGTACCAATCTCGATCTTCCTCTACCACTTTATTAGCCATGGGTAGCATAACTAGATATTACTCTCTGCCTGATCCGTTTTTCTCTTCTAAGCCCAAAAACTATTGCACAATTAAAATACCCACATGAAGCATAGCATAGCCTGAAGTGATCGACTTCCAGCTAATAACATTTTGTTTAGGCAGTTCATCAAATACCAAACATACTTTAACAGCCTTTCAAGCAAACATTCCTAGCTAGACGCAATATTTTCGATCCACAAGAGCACTTTTCGTGCAATTATCATGACACCGCATCCTCTTTAGTTAAAGTTTGATCAGACCTGGTCAAATTTGATCAAAACCTGTTACGTAAAAAGGTTGACTTTGTAAAACGAAATGAAATTTCTTCGAGTAGGACCTATGGTGATGCAGGTGATGTGTGAAATTTATGAACTATAGAAATAGACTAGATTTTGATGGACATAACGAAATGTGAAATTAAACTAATGCCAAAGAATTTGAAATTGAGACGCAGCTGAATTAAATTAGTTATGTTCATCAAACCTTTAATGGCAACGAATAACGAATCGCCATGTATATACGGAAACTAGCCATGGAGCTGAAAGCTGTAACCTCGCCAACCTTTATTGGCTTTCCTTCTTTGTCAATCAACGGGTTTTGAGTGAAGTAAcgaaataataattcatttaaatttgagaATTTGAACGGATTTCTCAATGAAGATCCTACATGATAAATGATTTCTGAAGTAGTGGATCGGTTTGCATATTCCAACATGGCCACGATAAGAGCATTGATTACCATGTCAGCTGGTATCTGCATCATTTCCAGGACATTTTCAGTTTCGGCatgcttttatttataaaaactaattgaaGAACGAAGGGGGTATGAGCTAACCACGTCAACTATTAACTGTGGATTGAACGGAAAGTGTTTCAATTTCCCTTTAGCATAGCCAACAGCTACACCATCAATGGTCCTGTGTTATGGGGACAAAAATTGAGATTCGAAAATTAATGAAGAACCATGCATGCTTACACCATGATGCGCATGCAGATATGCAGTAGCAGACTACCTTACACCTTCAATCCAACCGGGAAACGGCTCCTGGTAAGTACTTGTTACCATAGTAGGGCGGATAATGACTAGAGGCACTGTATCTCTACTATAATGGACTAGGAGCATCTCTCCCATTGCCTTGGTAAATACGTAAGTGTTTGGCCATCCAAACATCCTGGCCCTATAAGTAATCACCATCAAGGGAAAAGATATCATGTCAGGCAAAGAAGTATACATGTCTTAAACGAAAATTGACACAATTTAATTAGATATCATTACCGTTCAGTGCCATAATCCTTCATGTAAGATGTGACCGCACTCTCTTCAGCATGTTCTGAGTGGAGTTTTCTCAATTTCTCGTCGACCAGTTTCTTTTCTATGTCGACGTCTATCATTTCCGTGCCTTTCTTGGCTTTACCCAAGCGAAATGGCTTCTCCTGTATCAATCCTGCATCTTCGCCGCATACGTAAGCTGACGAAAGCACAATCATTGAGAAGATGGACGTTAGTCTGCATTAAAGATTCCAAAACATTACACTTGGCGTGGACTGTGTGCATAGACGAGTACAGTGTGTCCAATTAAAGCTCAATCCAACtacataataaatattcttaCCAGTTGATAAATGGACAAGCACCTTAACATTATTACATTTCTTGACAAAGTTCAAGAGGTGCAAAGGTCCCAATGTATTGATACCTAATGCAACATCGTATCTTcaacaaacaatataaaaaaataagtaagaaGAGTGAAACGTTACTAATTTTAGTgattaataaattcttaaatacCTTTCGTTGCAAAGGAATTTGAATCTCTTATCTCTAAAAGAAATGAACTAATGAAAATCAGTTAATTTC
This genomic stretch from Populus alba chromosome 19, ASM523922v2, whole genome shotgun sequence harbors:
- the LOC118056603 gene encoding alcohol-forming fatty acyl-CoA reductase, giving the protein MELGSIMEFLNNKSILVIGATGFLAKIFVEKILRVQPKVKKLYLLLRAVDTKSAEERLHNEVIGMALFDVLREQHGASLYSFVYEKVTPVPGDISCVDLGIRDSLLKDQLWNEIDTVINCAATTNFDERYDVALGINTLGPLHLLNFVKKCNNVKVLVHLSTAYVCGEDAGLIQEKPFRLGKAKKGTEMIDVDIEKKLVDEKLRKLHSEHAEESAVTSYMKDYGTERARMFGWPNTYVFTKAMGEMLLVHYSRDTVPLVIIRPTMVTSTYQEPFPGWIEGVRTIDGVAVGYAKGKLKHFPFNPQLIVDVIPADMVINALIVAMLEYANRSTTSEIIYHVGSSLRNPFKFSNLNELLFRYFTQNPLIDKEGKPIKVGEVTAFSSMASFRIYMAIRYSLPLKVFQYLAIITGLFQKPYKDKYTALDRNLKRGMRLAELYEPYVFFKGIFDDTNSEKLQIAARETCSEADAFNFDPTSVNWEAYMMDVHFPGLVKHVLK